The Acidobacteriota bacterium region CCTGGACCGGGCAGCGCGCCGGCTTGCTCGGGTGCGATCTCATAGTTGACGCGCTCTTTGGCACAGGCCTGCTGCGGCCATTGGCGGGGTGGCTGCGGCAGTTGGTGGAAGAGTTGAACCGTGACTACGCGCGGCCGGTGCTGGCAGTCGATATTCCTTCGGGGTTGGGAGCGGATGGGGAAGGGCCGGTCGAAACCGCGGATGCGGCGGTGATGCGTGCGACTGCGACGGTTACCTTCACGGCGCCGAAACGTGGACTGTATTTTTCGCGCTACGCCGCTGCCGTGGGTGCGCTCACGGTGGCGCCGATCGGCTCGCCCGAAGAGGTCATTGCCGCGTGCGGGCCGCATTTGCGGCGGACCACACCGGGCGATTGCCGGCCTTTTTTGGCCGCGCGGCCGCGCGACAGCCACAAAGGACTTTACGGCCATGTACTCGTTATCGGCGGTTCGCTCGGCAAGTCGGGCGCGGTCGCCATGGCGGCGACGGCCGCGTTGCGCACCGGCGCAGGTCTGGTGACGGCGGCCGTGCCCGCTTCGGTGCTGCCGCTAGTGGCCGCGGCACGGCCGGAACTCATGACCGAACCGCTGCCGGAAACGGCAACCGGGGCAGCCAATTTCCACGCACTCAGCCCCGAGGCACTCGATCGGCTGCTGCATCCGGCCACGGTGCTGGCGGTCGGCCCCGGGCTTTCGCAGGATCCAGAAGCGGCGGCTCTGGCCCGGCATTTGATCCAGCACAGCAAGCTCCCCTGTGTGCTTGACGCCGATGGGCTCAATGCCTTCGACGGGCACCTGGCGGAATTGCGACCCGCTCACGGCGTGCTGACGCCGCATCCGGGCGAGATGGCCCGCTTGTTCGGTACCTCGACCGCCGATGTGCAGTCGCGCCGGCTTTACTACGCTTCACGGCTGGCGGCGGAAACCGGGGCGGTCGCGGTGCTCAAAGGTCAGTTCAGCCTGATTGCCGATCCCAGCGGCAATGCCTTTGTCAACCCCACGGGCAATCCCGGCATGGCCACCGGAGGAGCGGGCGATGTGCTCACGGGCGTGGTGGCCGGTCTGCTGGCGCAGTTTCCCGCGGCGCCCGCACTGGAGCTCGTGGCGGCTGCCGTCTATCTGCACGGCCGCGCTGGCGACGCGGCTGCCGCCCGTACCGGCGAAATGGGTCTGCTGGCCGGCGACATCACGGCTGCGCTTCCTGCCGCTATCATGGAAACGCGCAGCCGATGAATCCTGTGACTTGTGCCACCGCCGACGACCTTCGCGCCTGGGGACGCCAGCTTGCAACCCAACTGCCTCCCTTCACGATTCTGGTGCTGGTGGGCGAGCTCGGCGCGGGCAAAACCACGCTGATGCAGGGCGTCGCCGTAGGCTGGGGCGTGGCGCGCGAGGACCAGATTGCCAGTCC contains the following coding sequences:
- a CDS encoding NAD(P)H-hydrate dehydratase, which gives rise to MHVLSAAQMREVDHLTITAHGIAGPELMLHAAQAVEKRLERDFPRALEGRIGIVCGGGNNGGDGLVLARLLAERHVDVLCLLCAPADRLRGDAAAALRLLPVKPVELTSAAAWTGQRAGLLGCDLIVDALFGTGLLRPLAGWLRQLVEELNRDYARPVLAVDIPSGLGADGEGPVETADAAVMRATATVTFTAPKRGLYFSRYAAAVGALTVAPIGSPEEVIAACGPHLRRTTPGDCRPFLAARPRDSHKGLYGHVLVIGGSLGKSGAVAMAATAALRTGAGLVTAAVPASVLPLVAAARPELMTEPLPETATGAANFHALSPEALDRLLHPATVLAVGPGLSQDPEAAALARHLIQHSKLPCVLDADGLNAFDGHLAELRPAHGVLTPHPGEMARLFGTSTADVQSRRLYYASRLAAETGAVAVLKGQFSLIADPSGNAFVNPTGNPGMATGGAGDVLTGVVAGLLAQFPAAPALELVAAAVYLHGRAGDAAAARTGEMGLLAGDITAALPAAIMETRSR